One Deltaproteobacteria bacterium genomic window carries:
- the kdsB gene encoding 3-deoxy-manno-octulosonate cytidylyltransferase, with translation MRAIGIIPARFSASRFPGKPLARIAGRPMLEWVVAGARTAKRLADVVVATDDARIADACASFGARALMTSPAHATGTDRVAEVAAQLDADVVVNVQGDEPLIAGFVIDAVVEALAAAPACAMATAVHRAEPEAARDPNRVKAVLDRAGNALYFSRAAIPASRDPASAAPLWQHVGLYAYRREFLLKFVALPQTPAERAEKLEQLRALEHGYAIRCAVIEGWRSVPVDVPADISGVEAELAARSERA, from the coding sequence GTGCGCGCCATCGGGATCATTCCTGCCCGCTTCTCTGCGTCGCGTTTCCCTGGGAAACCGCTCGCGCGCATCGCGGGCAGGCCCATGCTCGAGTGGGTCGTCGCCGGCGCACGCACCGCAAAGCGCCTCGCAGACGTCGTCGTTGCGACCGACGACGCGCGCATCGCCGACGCCTGCGCCTCGTTCGGCGCGCGCGCCCTAATGACTTCGCCTGCGCACGCGACGGGCACGGACCGCGTCGCGGAAGTGGCGGCGCAGCTCGACGCGGACGTCGTGGTGAACGTGCAGGGAGACGAGCCCCTGATCGCGGGCTTCGTGATCGATGCCGTGGTCGAAGCGCTCGCCGCAGCGCCCGCGTGCGCGATGGCGACCGCGGTGCACCGCGCCGAGCCGGAAGCTGCGCGCGACCCGAATCGCGTGAAAGCCGTGCTCGATCGCGCGGGCAACGCGCTCTACTTCTCGCGCGCCGCGATCCCCGCGTCCCGAGATCCGGCCAGCGCGGCGCCGCTCTGGCAGCACGTCGGCCTCTACGCGTATCGCCGCGAGTTCTTGCTGAAGTTCGTGGCGCTCCCGCAAACGCCCGCGGAGCGCGCGGAGAAGCTCGAGCAGCTGCGCGCGCTCGAGCACGGCTACGCGATCCGCTGCGCGGTGATCGAGGGCTGGCGCAGCGTTCCGGTGGACGTGCCGGCGGACATCTCGGGCGTCGAAGCCGAGCTCGCGGCGCGGAGCGAGCGCGCGTGA
- a CDS encoding ParA family protein, producing MTAASQRKVIAVASNKGGVGKTTVATNLAIALRALHEDLPILLVTLDDQTIVERMFRVGEAKPGARTLRDAFAQRSFAGVAELGQFGVHFVPAASDLEALKARAAEPLTLRRMLEASGWSGLVVLDTKSDLEALTRSALAACDLAIFPVADRASLEEAEKAFELLGSAGGNAARGRVLFTLVDRRTKLDAEGRDLYERLAEQAEARGWPRFAAYLSRSPRVEAINSAAARPRSILHEAKGTLAHKQLREVAEEVSKLLALGEGAAPRESANTAPPQSPRRDEPAPRDFAAGLRSALFRGLRGR from the coding sequence ATGACGGCAGCCTCGCAGCGCAAAGTGATCGCGGTCGCGTCCAACAAGGGCGGCGTCGGGAAGACGACGGTCGCGACGAATCTCGCGATCGCACTGCGCGCGCTGCACGAGGATCTGCCGATCCTGCTGGTGACGCTCGACGATCAGACGATCGTGGAGCGCATGTTCCGCGTCGGCGAGGCGAAGCCGGGCGCTCGCACGCTGCGCGACGCGTTCGCGCAGCGCAGCTTCGCGGGCGTCGCCGAGCTCGGGCAGTTCGGCGTGCACTTCGTTCCCGCGGCGAGCGATCTCGAAGCGCTGAAGGCGCGCGCCGCGGAGCCGCTCACGCTGCGGCGCATGCTCGAAGCGAGTGGCTGGAGCGGCCTCGTCGTCCTCGACACGAAGTCCGACCTCGAAGCGCTGACGCGCAGCGCGCTCGCGGCGTGCGACCTCGCGATCTTCCCCGTCGCCGATCGCGCCTCGCTCGAGGAAGCGGAGAAGGCGTTCGAGCTGTTAGGGAGCGCGGGTGGCAATGCCGCGCGCGGACGCGTGCTGTTCACGCTGGTCGACCGCCGCACCAAGCTCGACGCCGAGGGCCGCGACCTCTACGAGCGCCTCGCCGAGCAGGCCGAAGCGCGCGGCTGGCCACGCTTCGCCGCGTACCTCTCGCGCAGCCCGCGCGTCGAGGCGATCAACTCCGCCGCCGCGCGGCCGCGCTCGATCCTGCACGAAGCGAAGGGCACCCTCGCGCACAAGCAGCTTCGCGAGGTCGCGGAGGAGGTGAGCAAGCTGCTCGCCCTCGGCGAAGGCGCCGCGCCGCGTGAGAGCGCGAACACGGCCCCGCCACAGTCGCCGCGTCGCGACGAGCCTGCGCCGCGCGACTTCGCCGCGGGCCTGCGCAGCGCGCTCTTCCGCGGTCTGCGGGGGCGCTGA
- a CDS encoding CoA transferase: protein MRKRAASSRARKNAGSDPAFPFRPARGPLDGVTVVDLTRILSGPYCTLMLANLGARVIKVERPGAGDDARAIGPFTANGDSAYFASVNHGKESVALDLKDARDRGAFEALVDAADVLVENFRPGTMEKLGYGWRRAKKRWPRLVYVSVSGFGDTGPLRTRPAYDMVVQAMGGIMSITGEAGGRPTRVGTSIGDIAAGMFAATATISVLRQRQLTGEGARVDVSMLDAQVALLENAIARYVTSGQVPGPIGSRHPSITPFGAFDTARGQVVIAAGNDGLFRRLCEVLGTPELARDTRFATNGARCANEPALRVALERALASADAATWLARLEAAEVPCAPVQNVAEVLAHPQVLARNMALPIDAPEYAGVLVAGNPMKISTMRERKKAGSVPALADRKRPLRR, encoded by the coding sequence TTGCGGAAGCGCGCCGCGTCCAGCCGTGCGCGGAAGAACGCAGGGTCAGACCCTGCGTTCCCGTTCCGCCCCGCGCGCGGTCCGCTCGACGGCGTCACGGTCGTCGACCTCACGCGCATCCTCTCGGGCCCGTACTGCACGCTGATGCTCGCGAACCTCGGCGCGCGCGTGATCAAGGTGGAGCGCCCCGGCGCGGGCGACGACGCGCGCGCGATCGGACCGTTCACCGCGAACGGCGACTCCGCGTACTTCGCGAGCGTCAACCACGGAAAAGAATCGGTCGCCCTCGATCTCAAGGACGCGCGCGACCGGGGCGCGTTCGAGGCGCTCGTCGACGCCGCCGACGTGCTCGTCGAGAACTTCCGCCCCGGCACGATGGAGAAGCTCGGCTACGGCTGGCGGCGCGCGAAGAAGCGCTGGCCGCGCCTCGTGTACGTGAGCGTCTCCGGCTTCGGCGACACGGGGCCGCTCCGAACGCGCCCGGCCTACGACATGGTCGTACAGGCGATGGGCGGGATCATGTCGATCACCGGCGAAGCGGGCGGGAGACCCACGCGCGTCGGCACCTCGATCGGCGACATCGCCGCCGGCATGTTCGCCGCGACTGCCACGATCTCGGTGCTGCGCCAGCGCCAGCTGACCGGTGAAGGCGCTCGCGTCGACGTCTCGATGCTCGACGCGCAAGTCGCGCTGCTCGAGAACGCCATCGCGCGCTACGTCACGAGCGGGCAGGTGCCGGGCCCGATCGGCTCGCGCCATCCCTCGATCACGCCCTTCGGCGCCTTCGACACCGCGCGCGGCCAAGTCGTGATCGCCGCCGGCAACGACGGCCTGTTCCGCAGACTGTGCGAAGTGTTAGGGACGCCCGAGCTCGCGCGCGACACGCGCTTCGCCACGAACGGCGCGCGCTGCGCGAACGAGCCGGCGCTGCGCGTCGCGCTCGAGCGCGCGCTCGCGAGCGCCGACGCTGCGACCTGGCTCGCGCGGCTCGAAGCCGCCGAGGTGCCCTGCGCGCCGGTGCAGAACGTCGCCGAAGTGCTCGCGCACCCGCAGGTGCTCGCGCGCAACATGGCGCTGCCGATCGACGCGCCCGAGTACGCGGGCGTGCTCGTGGCGGGGAATCCGATGAAGATCTCGACGATGCGGGAGAGGAAGAAGGCGGGGAGCGTGCCGGCGCTCGCAGATCGAAAACGGCCTCTGCGCCGCTGA